A portion of the uncultured Draconibacterium sp. genome contains these proteins:
- a CDS encoding NAD(P)H-dependent oxidoreductase, translated as MKKILILFAHPAFQKSRINKTLMEATKDMEGVTINNLYEKYPDFFIDVPAEQKLLTDHDIIIWHHPFYWYSAPALIKEWMDLVLQHGFAYGTHGRALEGKWAMSCISTGGSKEVYSAEGKNHFTVNEFLVPFNQSANLCRMKYLPPFVVHRSHTLQSEQLKKYANDYRAVIELLRDSKINPEILNSTEYINEIIEQNA; from the coding sequence ATGAAAAAAATACTGATACTTTTTGCACACCCCGCCTTTCAAAAATCGCGCATCAATAAAACGCTGATGGAAGCGACAAAAGATATGGAAGGTGTTACCATTAATAATTTGTACGAAAAGTACCCTGATTTTTTTATTGACGTACCGGCTGAACAGAAACTGTTAACCGACCATGATATCATCATTTGGCATCATCCGTTTTACTGGTACAGTGCACCGGCTTTAATTAAAGAATGGATGGATTTGGTACTTCAGCACGGTTTTGCCTACGGAACACATGGGCGCGCGCTCGAAGGAAAATGGGCTATGTCGTGCATATCAACTGGCGGGAGCAAAGAAGTATATAGCGCAGAAGGCAAAAATCATTTTACCGTTAATGAATTTTTGGTGCCCTTTAATCAATCGGCAAATTTGTGCAGAATGAAATACCTGCCTCCGTTTGTGGTTCATCGCTCGCACACTTTACAGAGCGAACAATTAAAAAAATATGCGAATGATTACCGTGCGGTGATTGAGTTGTTGCGCGACAGCAAAATAAATCCCGAAATTTTAAATTCTACCGAGTACATCAACGAAATAATTGAGCAAAATGCATAA
- a CDS encoding MG2 domain-containing protein, with amino-acid sequence MKKFILPLFFLLLLAVSCKKDKKSDVQLNTEFAHFVQAFTSGVISSRTTIAVYLTKPVDYCGSAEELFEFKPAIKGKAVQVGDRIFEFRPTEPLKQGTAYEASFLLGKVMAVKNDLQKMPFRFSTVAQSFSVTVDGLKNYEDVGSEQMQLTGYVLTADVAEAQSVEKMLTANLNNNELPVTWSHNTEGRKHFFTVDSVARLQDDSGKLVVKWNGSSLGLDDKGMKELEVPALSDFKVLDASVVQQPEQCVDIRFSDALLKTQDLNGLIELDNSRDLRFEVDGNLVKVWIDKRISGEVNLSIHEGIKSSNYARLKSGENFLLQFTNAEPKVRLLGKGVIVPNSESMIFPFEAISLNAVDVRIIQIFKDNVAQFFQSNEIDGNENLKQVGRLIYEKKVDLYSEDPINYNNWNTFKIDLAKLIKIEQGAIYRVELRFRKAYSLYNCPDDATDETLKETDLNQAEDYKTTWDTPGWYSSYYYPEGYNWRERDNPCHVSYYNYDRFVSKNIMASQLGIVAKEGKDHRMLFAVSNLLTTEAVSDVELKLYNFQHQLIETIKTDSRGLAEVNLKKKPFLLIAQKGNQFGYLRLDDGTSLSVSNFNVSGQEITDGMKGFIYGERDVWRPGDTLFLNLILETNAARPENHPVIFSLFNPKNQQVERRVVTDNENGFYRLTTSTQKDAPTGNWRAEVQVGNSRFTKRVKIETIKPNRLKIDLDLPEDKVLDESNDVLPITASWLHGSPAKSLKAKVEVLLAKTNTTFDDFRKYTFTDPATSYAQKEQTIFDGKLDEKGKANVPFVLEGLENAPGMLNAWFTSRVFESGGDFSTSISSAKYSPYQSYVGVRMPESDDNWYTTDTDYLPEIVTVDKNGKPVSGDDLEARLYKINWRWWWESGSENLAHYVSGRYYEPVSNWNISDAKHKSQLKLNVKYNNWQDNGRYFLWVKDNTSGHSTGITFYMSKWGSWRSDGMEQGATMLSVRTDKEKYNVGDDVEVIIPSSKTGKALVSLENGTEVLDMFWVETTDKETRFTLKANKKMAPNFYVNVSLIQAYGNAENDAPLRLYGIIPVKVEDPETILQPEIKTKNEIEPETNYTVEVLEKNGKKMTYTLAVVDEGLLGLTNYKTPNPHYSFYQREALGVKTWDMYDYVAGAYGARLEKAFAIGGDGSLVETDKKEANRFKPVVKFAGPFTLEAGKTQKHEFKMPNYIGAVRMMVVAGNQGAYGAEEISVPVRKGLMLLATVPRKLAPLETFDLPVDVFAMKDHVKNVSVSVKTNELFELVGEKENSIQFEETGEKMTFFKLKVKDDIGVGKIVVEAKSGNERATYEVEVDVRNPNLQVTKQESKLVNANESWTCNLQSPGTPGTNEAWVEISGFPPLNLEKHLNYLIQYPHGCVEQVTSSVFPQLFLEQLTALSADQKLEIEDNVRKALVKLQSYQLGSGGFSYWPGSSYVNKWATNYVGHFLLMAENAGYSLPFGLKDNWLRYQRSEARNWKGNQYFEHYSQLRNYDLTQAYRLYTLALAGSPDMGAMNRLREKGSKSSDVSWRLASAYILAGKKDAAQQLVANLSTEVKDYREFGGTFGSSLRDKAMLLDALTLLNDQENAFEMLQSISKELNERDWLSTQTAAWCLFAAAHFSEEFYAADNETNFELKVNGKKHELRTKIPVINIPVENRTADLVDVDFKNKGNNATFVRVVTQGIPSGVDSVSAASNLIMNVKYMDSANKEIDAESITQGTDFRMIVTIKHPGKRVDYEEMVLSALIPSGWEILNKRIGDVPGEESNFEYQDIRDDRIYTYFDLDINEQKTFTFYLNAAYKGRFYQPPVSCEAMYDNSVNSKIAGRMVTVQ; translated from the coding sequence GTGAAAAAGTTTATTCTCCCCTTGTTTTTTCTGTTACTTCTTGCAGTTTCCTGTAAAAAAGATAAAAAGTCAGACGTTCAGCTGAATACCGAATTTGCACATTTCGTGCAGGCTTTTACCAGTGGTGTGATTTCAAGCAGAACAACAATTGCCGTGTACCTGACAAAACCGGTTGATTATTGTGGATCGGCAGAAGAGCTTTTTGAGTTTAAACCGGCCATAAAAGGGAAAGCCGTGCAGGTTGGCGATCGCATTTTCGAGTTTCGGCCAACAGAGCCATTAAAACAGGGTACTGCATACGAAGCCAGTTTTTTGCTTGGTAAAGTAATGGCGGTGAAAAATGATCTGCAGAAAATGCCGTTTCGTTTTTCAACGGTAGCACAATCATTTTCGGTAACTGTTGACGGGCTGAAAAACTACGAAGACGTTGGCTCGGAACAAATGCAGTTAACCGGTTATGTTTTAACTGCCGATGTGGCTGAAGCACAGTCGGTAGAAAAAATGCTGACAGCGAATTTAAACAACAATGAATTACCGGTAACCTGGAGCCATAACACCGAAGGGCGAAAACACTTTTTTACAGTTGATAGTGTTGCCCGTTTGCAGGATGATTCAGGGAAACTGGTGGTTAAATGGAATGGCAGTTCGCTGGGTTTGGACGACAAGGGAATGAAAGAACTGGAAGTGCCGGCATTAAGCGATTTTAAAGTGCTTGATGCCAGTGTTGTTCAGCAGCCCGAACAATGTGTGGATATCCGTTTTTCGGATGCGCTGTTAAAAACGCAGGACTTAAACGGATTGATTGAGCTGGATAACAGCCGTGATTTAAGGTTTGAGGTGGATGGAAACCTTGTTAAAGTATGGATTGATAAAAGGATTTCGGGAGAAGTAAATCTTAGCATTCACGAAGGAATTAAAAGCAGTAATTACGCACGTCTAAAATCGGGCGAAAACTTCTTGTTGCAATTTACCAATGCCGAACCCAAAGTGCGTTTGTTGGGAAAAGGAGTAATTGTACCCAATAGTGAATCGATGATATTTCCGTTCGAGGCAATTAGTTTAAATGCTGTTGATGTTAGGATTATTCAGATTTTTAAAGATAATGTTGCCCAGTTTTTTCAGAGTAACGAAATCGACGGAAACGAAAATTTGAAGCAAGTTGGGCGGCTGATTTATGAGAAAAAGGTCGACCTTTATTCTGAAGATCCGATAAATTATAACAACTGGAACACCTTTAAAATTGATTTAGCCAAACTAATCAAAATTGAACAGGGAGCCATTTATCGTGTAGAATTGCGTTTCCGAAAAGCTTATTCATTATACAATTGCCCCGATGATGCAACGGACGAAACGCTGAAAGAAACGGATTTAAACCAGGCGGAAGACTACAAAACCACCTGGGATACACCCGGTTGGTATAGCAGCTATTATTATCCTGAGGGTTATAACTGGCGCGAGCGCGATAATCCTTGTCATGTGTCGTATTACAATTACGACCGTTTTGTGAGTAAAAACATCATGGCATCGCAGTTGGGAATTGTGGCTAAAGAAGGCAAAGACCACCGGATGCTGTTTGCCGTTTCTAATTTGTTGACAACCGAAGCTGTGAGTGATGTTGAACTGAAACTTTACAATTTTCAGCATCAGTTGATTGAAACAATAAAAACCGATTCGCGAGGATTGGCGGAAGTGAATTTAAAGAAAAAACCATTTTTGCTGATCGCTCAAAAAGGGAATCAATTTGGGTATTTGCGGCTTGACGACGGAACTTCTTTGTCGGTAAGTAATTTCAATGTTTCCGGCCAGGAAATTACCGATGGCATGAAAGGATTTATTTATGGCGAACGCGATGTGTGGCGTCCCGGCGATACGCTGTTTTTAAATCTTATTTTAGAAACAAATGCGGCTCGCCCCGAAAATCATCCGGTAATTTTCAGCCTGTTTAATCCTAAAAATCAGCAGGTAGAACGACGTGTTGTTACCGATAACGAAAATGGATTTTACCGATTAACAACGAGTACACAAAAAGATGCACCAACGGGTAATTGGCGTGCAGAAGTGCAGGTGGGAAACAGTCGCTTTACAAAACGGGTAAAAATTGAAACCATAAAACCCAACCGACTGAAAATTGATTTGGATTTACCCGAGGACAAAGTTTTGGACGAAAGTAACGATGTGTTACCAATAACGGCAAGTTGGTTGCATGGCAGCCCGGCAAAATCGTTAAAAGCAAAAGTTGAAGTTCTGTTGGCCAAAACAAATACAACGTTTGACGATTTCCGGAAATATACGTTTACCGATCCGGCAACAAGTTACGCGCAAAAAGAGCAAACCATTTTTGATGGAAAACTGGATGAAAAAGGCAAGGCAAACGTTCCTTTCGTTTTAGAAGGTTTGGAAAATGCGCCAGGAATGCTGAATGCCTGGTTTACTTCGCGGGTTTTCGAAAGTGGCGGCGATTTCAGTACATCGATAAGTAGCGCTAAATATTCTCCTTACCAATCGTATGTTGGGGTGCGCATGCCCGAATCAGACGATAACTGGTACACTACCGATACCGATTATTTGCCCGAAATTGTAACGGTAGATAAAAACGGTAAACCGGTTTCGGGAGATGATTTGGAGGCGCGGCTATACAAAATTAACTGGCGCTGGTGGTGGGAGTCGGGTTCTGAAAATCTGGCGCACTACGTTTCGGGGCGGTATTACGAGCCGGTTAGTAATTGGAACATTTCCGATGCCAAACACAAATCGCAGTTAAAACTAAATGTAAAATACAACAACTGGCAAGACAATGGCCGCTACTTTTTGTGGGTGAAAGACAATACATCGGGGCATTCAACCGGAATAACTTTTTACATGTCGAAATGGGGAAGTTGGCGCTCGGATGGAATGGAGCAGGGAGCCACCATGCTTAGTGTGCGAACCGACAAAGAGAAGTACAATGTTGGCGATGATGTTGAAGTGATAATTCCTTCATCAAAAACAGGTAAAGCACTGGTAAGCCTTGAAAACGGCACCGAAGTGCTGGACATGTTTTGGGTAGAAACTACGGATAAAGAGACACGGTTTACACTAAAAGCCAATAAAAAAATGGCACCCAATTTTTATGTGAATGTGAGCCTGATTCAAGCCTATGGAAATGCAGAAAACGATGCGCCTTTGCGACTTTACGGAATAATACCTGTAAAAGTGGAAGATCCCGAAACAATCCTTCAGCCGGAAATTAAAACCAAAAACGAGATTGAGCCGGAAACAAATTACACGGTGGAAGTGTTGGAGAAAAACGGCAAGAAAATGACTTACACTTTGGCGGTGGTTGATGAGGGTTTGTTGGGCTTAACCAATTACAAAACGCCAAATCCGCACTATTCGTTTTATCAGCGCGAGGCATTGGGCGTTAAAACCTGGGACATGTACGATTATGTTGCGGGCGCGTATGGTGCCCGTCTGGAAAAGGCCTTTGCCATTGGTGGCGACGGTAGTTTGGTGGAAACGGATAAAAAAGAGGCCAACCGATTTAAGCCGGTTGTCAAGTTTGCCGGGCCTTTTACGCTTGAGGCCGGAAAAACCCAAAAGCACGAATTTAAAATGCCCAATTATATTGGAGCCGTTCGAATGATGGTAGTTGCCGGAAATCAGGGAGCGTATGGCGCTGAAGAAATTTCGGTGCCGGTGCGGAAAGGCTTGATGTTATTGGCAACAGTTCCTAGAAAATTGGCGCCACTGGAAACTTTCGATCTTCCGGTAGATGTTTTTGCGATGAAAGATCATGTAAAAAATGTTTCTGTTTCGGTAAAAACAAACGAGCTGTTTGAGCTTGTTGGCGAGAAAGAAAATTCAATTCAGTTTGAGGAGACCGGTGAAAAAATGACCTTCTTTAAATTGAAAGTAAAAGATGATATTGGTGTTGGAAAAATTGTTGTTGAAGCAAAATCAGGCAACGAACGTGCCACTTACGAAGTGGAAGTTGATGTGCGTAATCCGAATTTGCAGGTGACAAAACAGGAATCAAAACTGGTAAATGCAAACGAAAGCTGGACTTGTAATTTGCAGTCGCCGGGAACACCTGGAACCAACGAGGCATGGGTTGAGATCTCCGGATTTCCTCCGCTAAACCTTGAAAAGCATCTGAATTACCTGATTCAATATCCACACGGATGTGTTGAGCAGGTTACTTCGTCGGTTTTTCCACAGCTGTTTTTAGAGCAGTTAACCGCGTTAAGTGCTGATCAGAAATTGGAGATTGAAGATAATGTGCGAAAAGCGCTGGTTAAATTGCAGTCGTACCAATTGGGTAGCGGCGGATTTAGCTACTGGCCAGGTTCGTCGTATGTAAACAAATGGGCTACAAATTATGTGGGGCACTTTCTTTTAATGGCAGAAAATGCCGGTTATTCGCTTCCGTTTGGTTTAAAAGATAATTGGTTGCGCTATCAGCGTTCGGAAGCCCGAAACTGGAAAGGGAACCAGTATTTCGAGCATTATTCGCAGTTGCGAAACTATGATTTAACGCAAGCCTATCGTTTATACACGCTGGCTTTGGCCGGAAGTCCTGACATGGGAGCCATGAACCGCTTGCGCGAAAAAGGCAGCAAGTCATCTGATGTTTCCTGGCGTTTGGCGTCGGCGTATATTCTTGCCGGTAAAAAAGATGCCGCACAACAACTGGTTGCCAATTTAAGCACCGAAGTAAAAGACTACCGGGAATTTGGTGGCACTTTTGGTTCGTCGTTGCGCGACAAAGCGATGTTGCTTGATGCGCTAACATTATTAAACGATCAGGAAAATGCTTTTGAAATGTTGCAGTCGATATCGAAAGAGTTGAATGAACGCGACTGGTTAAGTACACAAACAGCAGCATGGTGTTTGTTTGCGGCAGCACATTTTTCAGAAGAGTTTTACGCTGCAGATAACGAGACTAATTTCGAGTTGAAAGTAAACGGTAAAAAACATGAGTTACGCACAAAAATCCCTGTAATAAATATTCCTGTTGAAAACAGAACTGCTGACCTGGTTGACGTTGATTTTAAAAACAAAGGAAATAACGCAACTTTTGTCCGTGTTGTTACGCAGGGAATTCCTTCGGGTGTTGATTCTGTTTCAGCAGCATCTAATCTGATAATGAATGTAAAATACATGGATAGTGCAAACAAGGAAATCGATGCAGAAAGCATTACTCAGGGAACTGATTTCAGAATGATAGTTACTATAAAACACCCGGGAAAACGTGTTGACTACGAAGAAATGGTGTTGTCTGCTTTAATTCCATCGGGTTGGGAAATTTTGAATAAACGTATTGGCGATGTGCCGGGCGAGGAATCGAATTTTGAATACCAGGATATTCGCGACGACCGGATTTATACCTATTTCGATTTGGATATAAACGAGCAAAAAACATTTACATTTTACCTGAACGCAGCGTATAAAGGTCGGTTTTACCAGCCTCCGGTTAGTTGTGAGGCCATGTACGATAATTCAGTAAACTCGAAAATAGCCGGAAGAATGGTTACGGTGCAATAA